Proteins found in one Tsukamurella paurometabola DSM 20162 genomic segment:
- a CDS encoding HNH endonuclease signature motif containing protein, producing the protein MTEAVCTSAQYLDALAAFEHATEILASTDPVLLSSPEVLEALSRLEVAARKVPVAQHALVQVAHEQGLPGSLGYTGLKEMLIDRLRLAGTEARDRVAGARGRAIEHLPSGVAQPRFALTMAAQRQGAISERHALVIEQVFRSCPPSVDQPEVLEDILVTAAREVTPEDVAKVGQRAIELLDPDGVEPNPEKARRARGLEIGRQDKNLVSDFGGTLSAECRALMEAVFAKYARPGVHNPDDPDSPAEGATADQLHEAAERDHRSLAQRQHDALTHALRLAVSSGELGQHRGLSCVPIITMGIDQLESEVGVATTATGGRLSITDAIRMAGTNPKYVLLLDLHQRPLFLGREKRLATADQRIALYGSEHGCTAPGCDAPATRTQVHHVTEWQNGGRTDITGLTLACDAHHSKVSPALSGMETVVVPAGDYAGRIGWRRNTTAGPHKVNHNHHAAELYYQALERWHRTREQLRQLWRTHDLREQYEDRIGSTYTDIDALLDSPHGPPLLETLLAEHDADNAWRTRPPGDAPRAA; encoded by the coding sequence ATGACCGAGGCGGTGTGCACGTCAGCGCAGTATCTGGATGCGCTCGCCGCCTTCGAACACGCCACTGAAATCCTTGCCTCCACGGACCCGGTGCTGCTGTCCTCCCCCGAAGTGTTGGAGGCGTTGTCGCGGCTGGAAGTTGCGGCGCGGAAGGTGCCGGTGGCGCAGCACGCACTGGTGCAGGTCGCGCACGAGCAGGGCCTGCCCGGCAGCCTCGGCTACACCGGCCTCAAGGAAATGTTGATCGATCGGTTACGGCTCGCCGGCACCGAAGCCCGCGACCGGGTTGCCGGTGCGCGAGGCCGAGCGATCGAGCACCTCCCATCCGGTGTTGCGCAGCCGCGGTTCGCGTTGACGATGGCGGCGCAGCGGCAGGGGGCGATCAGTGAACGGCACGCCCTGGTGATCGAGCAGGTGTTCCGGTCCTGCCCACCCAGTGTGGATCAGCCCGAGGTTCTGGAAGACATTCTGGTGACGGCAGCGCGGGAGGTCACCCCCGAAGACGTAGCCAAGGTCGGCCAGCGGGCGATCGAGTTGCTGGACCCCGATGGAGTGGAGCCGAACCCGGAGAAAGCACGCCGCGCCCGCGGACTGGAAATCGGGCGCCAGGACAAGAATCTGGTCTCCGACTTCGGCGGCACCCTCTCCGCCGAATGCCGGGCGTTGATGGAAGCGGTATTCGCGAAATACGCCCGCCCCGGGGTGCACAACCCGGACGATCCCGACAGCCCGGCTGAGGGCGCCACCGCCGACCAGTTGCACGAGGCGGCGGAGCGGGATCACCGCAGCCTCGCCCAACGCCAACACGACGCGTTGACGCACGCCCTGCGGCTCGCGGTCTCGTCGGGTGAACTCGGCCAGCACCGCGGACTGTCATGCGTTCCGATCATCACCATGGGCATCGATCAGCTCGAATCCGAGGTCGGGGTCGCGACCACCGCCACCGGCGGCAGGCTGTCCATCACAGACGCCATCCGCATGGCGGGCACCAACCCGAAATACGTCCTCCTCCTCGACCTCCACCAACGACCCCTGTTCCTCGGGCGGGAGAAACGCCTCGCCACCGCCGATCAACGGATCGCGCTCTACGGCAGCGAACACGGCTGCACCGCACCCGGCTGTGACGCCCCCGCGACGCGGACGCAGGTCCATCACGTCACCGAATGGCAGAACGGAGGCCGCACCGACATCACCGGCCTCACCCTCGCCTGCGATGCCCACCACAGCAAAGTCTCGCCGGCACTATCCGGGATGGAGACCGTCGTCGTGCCCGCAGGCGACTACGCTGGCCGCATCGGGTGGCGCCGCAACACCACCGCCGGCCCCCACAAGGTCAACCACAACCACCACGCCGCCGAGCTGTACTACCAAGCCCTCGAACGCTGGCACCGCACCCGCGAACAACTCCGCCAGCTATGGCGCACCCACGACCTGCGGGAACAGTACGAGGACCGGATCGGCAGCACCTACACCGACATCGACGCCCTCCTCGACAGCCCCCACGGCCCACCCCTGCTCGAAACACTCCTCGCCGAACACGACGCTGACAATGCCTGGCGCACACGTCCACCCGGCGACGCACCCCGCGCTGCCTGA
- a CDS encoding thiazole synthase encodes MVDRLVIAGQEFGSRLITGTGGSANLEHLRAALAASGTELTTVSLRRTSLAEGGGVLDLIRELGITPLPNTAGCLGAAEAVLTARLAREALGTNWIKLEVIGDDETLLPDAVSLVEAAEELVADGFVVLPYTNDDPILARRLQDVGCAAVMPAGSPIGTGLGILNPHNIEMIVAQSSVPVILDAGIGTASDAARAMELGCDAVLLASAVTRAADPEAMARAMRLAVEAGRLARAAGRIPQRRWAQASSPVDGRLGT; translated from the coding sequence GTGGTTGATCGGCTCGTGATCGCCGGGCAGGAGTTCGGCTCCCGGCTGATCACCGGTACCGGCGGCAGTGCCAATCTTGAGCACCTGCGGGCGGCGCTCGCCGCGTCGGGTACGGAGTTGACCACGGTCTCGTTACGGCGCACCAGTCTTGCCGAGGGCGGGGGAGTACTGGACCTGATCCGCGAGCTGGGGATCACACCACTGCCGAATACCGCTGGCTGTCTGGGTGCGGCGGAGGCGGTGCTGACGGCTCGGTTGGCGCGGGAGGCTCTGGGTACGAACTGGATCAAGCTCGAAGTGATCGGCGACGACGAGACGTTGCTGCCCGACGCCGTGTCCCTGGTCGAGGCGGCCGAGGAATTAGTGGCCGACGGATTCGTGGTGCTGCCGTACACCAACGACGACCCGATCCTGGCCCGCCGTTTGCAGGATGTCGGCTGCGCCGCGGTGATGCCGGCCGGCTCGCCGATCGGCACCGGCCTCGGAATCCTCAACCCGCACAACATCGAGATGATCGTGGCGCAGAGCTCGGTGCCGGTGATCCTGGACGCGGGAATCGGCACCGCCAGCGACGCCGCCCGGGCGATGGAGCTCGGATGCGATGCGGTGCTTCTCGCCTCGGCCGTCACGCGGGCGGCGGATCCCGAGGCGATGGCGCGGGCCATGCGACTCGCCGTCGAGGCGGGCAGGCTGGCGCGCGCCGCCGGTCGGATTCCGCAGCGCCGGTGGGCGCAGGCCTCATCGCCCGTGGACGGCCGTCTGGGTACCTGA